A window of the Trichoplusia ni isolate ovarian cell line Hi5 chromosome 4, tn1, whole genome shotgun sequence genome harbors these coding sequences:
- the LOC113492819 gene encoding juvenile hormone esterase-like, whose product MKLWTCVLLLCAAAVCVTCEQPSDEDWLELDTPQGPVRGRRDPDADHLYSFYNIPYATTPVGENRYKAPLPAPVWETPFDAVDKRVLCPQTIIQDALPKDFVEQEDCLIANVYVPDTRRKNLSVLVYVHGGGFVIGYGNFFKFKHFLKTKDIVLVTFNYRLGVNGFLCLGTEDAPGNAGMKDQVALLRWVQKNIASYGGNPDDVTIAGYSAGSASVELLMLSKSAEGLFHRVIPESGGALAVFSIQRDPLDIAKTFAKLLNFTNVDDNNALEEFYKTAPLELLNSYLLTERYDSTFLFSPCIERETTKDAFLTESPLSILQRGDYRKLPVLVGLADMEGLLRIHYFDDWKHKMNEKFSDFLPADLTFKSEEEKDEVANKIKKFYFGNKPVGNDNILSYVDYFSDVFFTTSILWAVKLYAEAGHKQVYLYEYSYVDEDIPTVPHTNVRGADHVAQTHAVMDGLNLFNQNESLASAGRLVMKKKVRQLWHNFIKTGKPVPEGSSLPAWPAVGANLSPYMSLGQELELKHEPLQETRFNFWLDIYQKYYLDPIPPPASSAQSRHEL is encoded by the exons ATGAAGTTGTGGACATGTGTGTTGCTGCTGTGCGCGGCGGCCGTGTGCGTCACATGTGAGCAGCCGAGTGACGAGGACTGGCTGGAGCTGGACACCCCGCAGGGAccggtgcgcgggcgcagggaTCCCGATGCAGACCACCTCTACTCGTTCTATAACATACCATACGCTACAACTCCAGTCGGCGAAAACAGATACAAG GCTCCTCTTCCGGCACCTGTTTGGGAAACACCATTTGACGCCGTAGACAAACGTGTCTTATGTCCACAAACGATAATACAAGATGCCCTGCCAAAAGATTTTGTGGAACAAGAAGATTGTCTGATCGCAAACGTATACGTGCCTGACACGAGAAGGAAGAATCTCTCAGTTCTGGTATACGTGCACGGAGGTGGTTTTGTAATAGGTTATGggaatttctttaaatttaaacattttttgaaaacgAAAGACATCGTTCTTGTCACCTTTAACTACCGCCTGGGAGTGAACGGTTTCCTCTGTCTCGGCACTGAAGACGCACCAGGTAATGCCGGTATGAAGGACCAGGTTGCCTTGCTTCGGTGGGTGCAAAAGAACATAGCGAGCTACGGCGGGAACCCTGATGACGTCACTATTGCTGGCTACAGTGCTGGATCCGCGTCAGTAGAGCTCTTAATGCTCTCTAAATCAGCAGAAGGTCTGTTCCACCGAGTTATACCTGAGAGTGGAGGAGCTCTTGCGGTATTTTCAATACAAAGAGATCCTTTGGATATTGCAAAAACGTTTGCTAAACTACTGAATTTCACAAACGTTGATGATAATAACGCTTTAGAAGAATTTTACAAGACAGCTCCACTAGAATTGTTAAATTCCTATCTCTTAACTGAGAGATATGATTCTACGTTCTTATTTTCACCATGTATAGAGCGTGAGACGACAAAAGACGCGTTTCTCACTGAATCACCTTTAAGTATATTGCAGAGAGGTGATTATAGGAAGTTGCCTGTGTTGGTTGGTTTAGCTGATATGGAAGGACTTTTACGCATACACTACTTTGATGACTGGAAACATAAAATGAATGAGAAATTCTCTGATTTCTTACCAGCTGACCTGACGTTCAAATCCGAAGAGGAAAAAGATGAagtagcaaataaaattaagaaattctACTTTGGCAACAAGCCAGTTGGAAATGATAACATACTTAGTTACGTTGATTATTTTTCGGACGTCTTCTTTACTACGTCTATACTTTGGGCAGTAAAGCTGTATGCTGAGGCGGGGCATAAACAAGtatatttgtatgaatattCGTACGTGGATGAGGATATTCCCACAGTACCACACACAAATGTACGGGGTGCGGACCACGTTGCTCAAACACACGCTGTTATGGATGgcttaaacttatttaatcaaAACGAAAGTCTTGCAAGCGCTGGGCGTCTGGTCATGAAGAAGAAGGTTCGACAATTATGgcacaatttcattaaaactgg TAAACCGGTGCCAGAAGGATCGTCGCTACCAGCGTGGCCGGCGGTGGGCGCAAACTTGTCACCGTACATGTCTTTGGGACAAGAGTTGGAGTTGAAGCACGAGCCGCTGCAGGAAACGCGCTTTAATTTCTGGCTGGACATCTACCAGAAGTACTACCTGGACCCTATACCTCCACCAGCTTCTAGTGCTCAGTCACGCCATGAATTGTAG
- the LOC113492818 gene encoding esterase FE4-like encodes MKLWTCVLLLCAAAVCVTCEQPPSDEDWLELDTPQGPVRGRRDPDADHLYVFYNIPYATAPVGKDKYKPPLPAPVWKTPFDAVDKHVKCPQMMNNNFVPMNLVEKEDCLIANVYVPDARKKNLSVLVYVHGGGFIMGYGNLFKFKQFLKTKDIILVTFNYRLGVNGFLCLGTEGAPGNAGMKDQVALLRWVQKNIASYGGNPDDVTIAGFSAGSASVELLMLSKSAEGLFHRVIPESGGSLAVFSIQRDPLEIAKTFAKLLNFTNVDDTNALEEFYKTAPLELLNSYLSTESYDSNFLFSPCIERETANDAFLTESPLSILQKGSYRKLPVLYGFANMEGLVRIYYFEDWKHKMNEKFSDFLPADLTFKSDDEKHEVADKIKKFYFGNKPVGNDNILGFVDYFSDVFITTSMLRAVKLYAETGNNQVYLYEYSYVDEDIPTVPHTNVRGADHCAQTYAVMDGIDILNQNEDLASAGRLVMKKKVRQLWHNFIKTGKPVPEGSSLPAWPAAGAGRAPYMSLGQDVALHHAPLLETRTRFWEDIYQKYSREPIPPPATSAQSRHEL; translated from the exons ATGAAGTTGTGGACGTGTGTGTTGCTGCTGTGCGCGGCGGCTGTGTGCGTCACATGTGAGCAGCCACCGAGTGACGAGGACTGGCTGGAGCTGGACACCCCGCAGGGACCGGTGCGCGGCCGCAGGGATCCCGATGCAGACCATCTATACGTCTTCTATAATATTCCATATGCAACTGCTCCGGTTGGCAAAGATAAATACAAG cCTCCCCTACCGGCTCCTGTTTGGAAAACACCGTTTGATGCCGTGGACAAACACGTCAAATGCCCACAaatgatgaataataatttcGTGCCTATGAATCTGGTAGAAAAAGAAGATTGTTTGATCGCTAACGTATACGTGCCTGACGCAAGAAAGAAAAATCTCTCAGTTCTTGTATATGTGCACGGAGGCGGTTTTATAATGGGATATGGAAACTTATTCAAGTTTAAACAATTTCTGAAAACGAAAGACATCATTCTGGTCACCTTCAACTACCGCCTGGGAGTGAACGGTTTCCTCTGTCTCGGCACGGAAGGCGCACCGGGTAATGCCGGTATGAAGGACCAGGTTGCCTTGCTTCGGTGGGTGCAAAAGAACATCGCGAGCTACGGCGGAAACCCTGATGACGTCACTATAGCTGGCTTCAGTGCAGGGTCAGCGTCAGTAGAGCTTTTAATGCTCTCTAAATCAGCAGAAGGATTGTTCCACCGAGTTATACCTGAGAGTGGAGGAAGTCTTGCAGTATTTTCTATTCAGAGAGATCCTTTGGAAATCGCAAAAACGTTTGCTAAACTACTGAATTTCACAAACGTTGATGATACTAACGCTTTAGAAGAATTTTACAAGACAGCACCTCTAGAATTGTTAAATTCCTATCTTTCAACCGAGAGCTACGAttctaattttttattttctccatGTATAGAGCGTGAGACGGCAAATGATGCGTTCCTCACTGAATCACCTTTAAGTATATTGCAAAAAGGTAGTTACAGGAAATTGCCTGTGTTGTATGGTTTTGCTAACATGGAAGGACTTGTACGCATATATTACTTTGAAGACTGGaaacataaaatgaatgaaaaattctCTGATTTCTTACCAGCTGATTTGACGTTCAAGTCTGATGATGAAAAACACGAAGTTGcagataaaattaagaaattctACTTTGGCAATAAGCCAGTTGGAAATGATAACATACTTGGTTTCGTTGATTATTTTTCGGACGTTTTCATCACCACGTCCATGCTTCGGGCAGTAAAGCTATACGCAGAGACTGGGAACAATCAAGTTTATTTGTATGAGTATTCTTACGTGGATGAGGATATTCCCACAGTACCTCACACAAATGTACGGGGTGCAGACCACTGCGCTCAAACATACGCTGTTATGGACGGCATAGACATATTAAATCAAAACGAAGATCTTGCAAGCGCTGGGCGTCTGGTCATGAAGAAGAAGGTTCGACAATTATggcacaattttattaaaactgg TAAACCGGTGCCAGAGGGGTCGTCACTGCCCGCGTGGCCAGCGGCAGGCGCGGGTAGGGCGCCGTACATGTCTCTGGGACAGGACGTAGCGTTGCATCACGCGCCGCTGCTGGAGACACGCACACGCTTCTGGGAGGACATCTACCAGAAGTACTCCCGGGAGCCCATACCTCCACCAGCTACCAGTGCACAGTCACGCCATGAACTatag